A window of Ranitomeya variabilis isolate aRanVar5 chromosome 2, aRanVar5.hap1, whole genome shotgun sequence contains these coding sequences:
- the LOC143808372 gene encoding inhibitor of growth protein 5-like, which yields MSDLDQRTEDKKKEIDALASEYISKVRDFTPEQRVQHLQRIQNAYSKCKEYSDDKVQLAMQTYEMVDKHIRRLDADLARFEADLKEKLEGAEFDSSSGRGVKKNRGQKDKRGSRGRRVSEEDTVKKKKLKGGPVFSDAVLSVHPSDVLDMPVDPNEPTYCLCHQVSYGEMIGCDNPDCPIEWFHFACVDLTTKPKGKWFCPRCTQERKK from the exons ATGAGTGATCTAGATCAGAGGACAGAGG ATAAAAAGAAAGAGATCGATGCGTTGGCCAGTGAGTATATCTCCAAGGTGCGGGACTTCACTCCTGAACAGAGGGTGCAGCATCTACAGCGTATCCAGAATGCTTACAGCAAGTGCAAAGAGTACAGTGATGACAAAGTGCAGCTGGCCATGCAGAcctatgaaatg GTGGATAAGCACATCAGGCGTCTGGATGCCGATTTGGCACGATTTGAAGCTGACCTCAAGGAAAAACTAGAAGGGGCCGAGTTTGACAGCTCGTCTGGACGTGGTGTGAAAA AGAATCGTGGTCAGAAGGATAAGCGTGGATCCCGAGGCCGCCGGGTATCTGAAGAAGATACAGTAAAGAAAAAGAAATTAAAAGGAGG GCCAGTCTTTTCAGATGCGGTCCTATCTGTGCATCCTTCCGATGTCCTTGATATGCCGGTGGACCCCAATGAGCCTACATACTGCCTGTGTCACCAGGTGTCCTATGGAGAAATGATTGGCTGCGATAACCCAGAT TGTCCCATTGAATGGTTCCATTTTGCCTGTGTAGATCTCACCACTAAACCAAAAGGAAAGTG GTTTTGTCCACGCTGCACTCAGGAGCGAAAGAAATGA